One region of Methanobacterium formicicum genomic DNA includes:
- a CDS encoding archease, with translation MDNNKAENKTLKKFEFFDVTADVGFRAHGMDLEEAFQNAARAMFEVMTDTPQIKPTIKREVMVESEDKKALLYDWLSELLFLHDYEGLVFSKFSVNINQEGPESFRLQGEVWGEEFHQETHEVRDEVKAVTFHLMEITEDKSGCTLQVILDT, from the coding sequence GTGGATAATAATAAAGCAGAGAATAAAACCCTAAAAAAGTTTGAATTTTTTGATGTAACTGCCGATGTGGGATTCCGGGCCCATGGTATGGATCTGGAAGAGGCCTTCCAGAACGCGGCCCGGGCCATGTTCGAGGTAATGACGGACACCCCCCAGATAAAGCCCACCATTAAAAGAGAGGTTATGGTGGAATCTGAGGATAAAAAGGCCCTCCTTTATGACTGGCTCAGTGAATTGCTATTTTTACATGACTATGAGGGACTGGTTTTCTCCAAGTTCTCGGTTAACATAAACCAGGAGGGACCAGAATCCTTCCGATTACAGGGGGAGGTGTGGGGAGAAGAATTCCACCAGGAAACACACGAGGTGAGGGATGAGGTTAAGGCGGTCACCTTCCATTTAATGGAGATCACTGAAGATAAATCTGGCTGCACTTTACAGGTTATTCTCGACACATAA
- a CDS encoding CDC48 family AAA ATPase: MPDSGEIELRVAEALQQDVGKGMVRIDHELMTKIGAAPGDIVEIIGKRTIGAIAGNSYPADVGLEIIRMDGLTRSNAGTSIGEMITIRKTQPRMASKVVIAPAAKGMRIMASGDIIKRNLMGRAVTRGDVLALVSPRRTKETLREFPGSEDIFREFFEATTPFSLGEIKFTVVSTSPAGLVRINDSTVVEVRPEAVEVMEKKVPDVTYDDVGGLKKEMSKVREMIELPLRHPEIFDRLGIDPPKGILLHGAPGTGKTLLAKAVASESGSNFVAINGPEVMSKFVGEAEKKIREIFEEAAENAPTVIFIDEIDAIAPKREEVTGEVERRVVAQILALMDGLKERGKVIVIGATNRPDALDPALRRPGRFDREIELRVPDRDGRIEILEIHTRAMPLSDDVDINELAETTHGFVGADLAALCREAAMHALRRVLPDIDLQEQRIDPEILEKLFVTSNDFMDSMKSINPSALREVFIEVPNVHWEDIGGLDELKESLKEVVEWPLSNISSFQRIGIQPSKGILLFGPPGTGKTMLTKAVATESQANFISVKGSEILSKWFGESERKIAEIFKKAKQASPCIVFFDEIDAIAPIRGSAAGEPRVTERMVNTILSEMDGLEELRGVVVIGATNRPDLMDPALLRPGRFDEVVLVPPPDENARKEILKVHTGHMSLDEDVKLKELAKKTEGYSGADIEVLCRKAGMIALHEDMNIQKVSYRHFKEALKKINPSTTPKTKEYYQQIAQKLGRGLEPKKVREEFPREVA; this comes from the coding sequence TTGCCGGATAGTGGTGAAATAGAACTGAGAGTTGCTGAAGCACTACAGCAGGATGTAGGCAAGGGAATGGTACGGATAGATCATGAACTGATGACTAAAATTGGTGCAGCTCCCGGTGACATTGTGGAAATAATTGGTAAACGAACCATCGGGGCCATTGCCGGGAATTCTTATCCTGCCGATGTGGGACTGGAAATAATACGCATGGATGGATTAACCCGTTCCAATGCCGGGACCTCCATTGGCGAGATGATCACCATCCGCAAAACACAACCCAGAATGGCCAGTAAGGTGGTCATTGCCCCGGCAGCCAAGGGCATGCGCATCATGGCCTCGGGAGACATCATCAAAAGAAACCTCATGGGTCGGGCAGTAACCAGGGGAGATGTTCTGGCCTTGGTTTCTCCACGCCGAACCAAAGAAACCCTGAGGGAATTTCCTGGTTCTGAAGACATATTCCGGGAATTTTTCGAAGCCACCACCCCCTTCTCACTGGGTGAAATAAAATTCACGGTGGTTTCAACCAGCCCGGCTGGACTGGTACGTATCAACGATAGCACCGTGGTTGAAGTCCGGCCCGAGGCAGTGGAGGTCATGGAGAAAAAGGTTCCGGATGTTACCTACGATGATGTGGGTGGACTTAAAAAGGAAATGTCCAAGGTCCGGGAAATGATCGAACTCCCTCTACGCCACCCCGAAATATTCGACCGTCTGGGAATAGACCCTCCCAAGGGAATACTCCTCCACGGTGCACCAGGTACCGGGAAAACCCTCCTGGCCAAGGCAGTGGCCAGTGAAAGCGGATCCAACTTCGTGGCCATCAACGGGCCGGAAGTCATGAGCAAATTTGTGGGAGAAGCAGAAAAAAAGATCCGTGAAATATTCGAGGAAGCAGCTGAAAATGCCCCCACCGTGATATTCATAGATGAAATTGACGCTATTGCCCCCAAGAGGGAGGAAGTCACGGGTGAAGTTGAACGAAGAGTGGTGGCCCAGATACTGGCCCTGATGGATGGATTGAAAGAACGGGGAAAGGTAATTGTCATTGGGGCCACCAACCGGCCCGATGCCCTGGACCCTGCCCTCCGCAGACCCGGACGATTCGACCGGGAAATAGAACTACGCGTACCCGACCGGGACGGTAGGATTGAAATACTGGAAATACACACTCGTGCTATGCCCCTATCTGATGACGTGGACATCAACGAGCTGGCTGAAACCACCCATGGATTTGTAGGAGCGGACCTGGCAGCACTCTGTCGAGAAGCAGCTATGCATGCTTTAAGGAGAGTTTTACCCGATATAGATTTGCAGGAGCAGCGTATTGATCCGGAAATTCTGGAAAAACTCTTCGTCACCAGCAACGATTTTATGGATTCCATGAAATCCATCAACCCCTCTGCACTAAGGGAAGTGTTCATTGAAGTACCCAACGTCCACTGGGAAGATATAGGGGGACTGGATGAACTCAAGGAAAGCTTAAAGGAAGTGGTGGAATGGCCCCTGAGCAATATCTCTTCCTTCCAGCGCATTGGAATACAACCCTCCAAGGGCATCCTACTCTTCGGACCCCCGGGAACCGGGAAAACAATGCTCACCAAGGCAGTGGCCACAGAATCCCAGGCTAACTTCATCTCGGTTAAGGGGTCAGAAATACTGAGCAAATGGTTCGGGGAATCTGAACGGAAAATCGCGGAAATATTCAAAAAAGCCAAACAAGCCTCACCTTGTATTGTGTTCTTTGACGAAATTGATGCCATAGCTCCAATAAGGGGATCTGCTGCCGGTGAACCCCGAGTCACCGAACGTATGGTCAACACCATCCTCTCGGAGATGGATGGCCTGGAGGAACTCCGGGGAGTGGTGGTAATTGGAGCCACCAACCGACCGGACCTCATGGACCCGGCACTCCTGCGTCCCGGGCGGTTCGATGAAGTGGTACTGGTGCCACCCCCAGATGAAAATGCCAGAAAAGAAATATTAAAGGTTCACACTGGACACATGTCACTGGATGAAGATGTTAAACTTAAAGAACTGGCCAAAAAGACAGAAGGTTATTCTGGGGCAGATATTGAAGTTCTTTGTCGTAAGGCAGGTATGATTGCACTCCATGAAGATATGAATATTCAGAAAGTGTCTTACCGCCATTTCAAAGAGGCTTTGAAGAAAATTAACCCCTCTACCACCCCTAAAACCAAGGAATACTACCAGCAAATAGCCCAGAAACTGGGCCGGGGACTGGAACCTAAAAAAGTGAGGGAAGAGTTCCCCCGGGAAGTGGCCTGA